The Falco naumanni isolate bFalNau1 chromosome 1, bFalNau1.pat, whole genome shotgun sequence genome window below encodes:
- the TTC31 gene encoding tetratricopeptide repeat protein 31 isoform X1 — MLCRPRGRREEIGLGRAGANPQERAGLTRREVSAPVPGGAEVPSSGRRRGPRLEGRRVRREGTRSSEPPPYGPCGPPSCPHPTWRLGSLSWRRAPLPARAVLYVRRRRLGAMRAAGGLRDPAGPGLGASRFGAAAAACPWGCVLGPGGWSGAPVCPRHCQPGAAEAERGRRQLPVPPQAASRSAHCSAMGEASGARDAFGRGPGFRYCPGRLEVSSEEEDEEVEGWVCFGQPWDISSEDSDPTYNFCGFRKSFLCKEDLPARPPQSAVEMKMHRLPAPWGHQVTAEEAEKNAQELVAEEERMKRKAEKKKLKKKKQKDRKKQEKLGQELKSEREAESSTSSLSSAAGAEYPQKTNAEEGKARPSPSPSPHLGGSAASSGEEAGGQGARAEEMEDELDLSCTFVFKARQKAGMKLPVPGKEKQARTVDAEPGRRALGKARKPSLSSLPAPRAPKPAPLDVSMVEQSLILAGRGNEAAQKGQYTEAVQAFTEAVKLNPMEHRLFGNRSYCYEKLRCYEEALRDALVSLRLQPGWPKGYFRKGKALRGLERYAEAACTFKELLRLDSANTDAAAQLEACQALLRQNSPHGQSSPGGPPVSPSLLKAGELLLPSSGKWVNRSCQDTDTSGFMTVVSSRSQGQAAASSELTLPPTHPARDCYPLWVGNITSRISERVLHSFFSRFGEIRFIRMLPERRCAFVNYTQKVAAEAAYAAMQDVEVEGSRLTLQLKHPSHATPSPRWQPGEVGALPRGLW; from the exons ATGCTTTGCcggccccgggggcggcgggaggaAATAGGCTTAGGCCGCGCCGGAGCTAATCCGCAGGAACGGGCAGGGCTGACCCGCCGGGAGGTCAGCGCCCCAGTGCCCGGTGGAGCTGAGGTCCCGAGCAGCGGGAGGAGGCGGGGTCCGCGGCTTGAGGGGAGGCGGGTACGGCGGGAGGGGACGCGGAGCTCCGAGCCCCCTCCGTACGGGCCTTGCGGGCCGCCGTCCTGCCCTCACCCAACATGGCGGCTGGGCAGCCTCAGCTGGCGCCGTGCCCCGCTTCCGGCCCGCGCCGTGCTCTACgtccggcggcggcggctcggaGCGatgcgggcggcgggcgggctgcgggacccggccgggccgggcctgggCGCCTCCCGGTTcggggctgccgccgccgcctgcccctGGGGCTGCGTGCTCGGCCCCGGCGGCTGGAGCGGCG CGCCCGTCTGCcccaggcactgccagcccGGCGCCGCCGAGGCCGAGCGTGGCCGCCGGCAG CTCCCGGTGCCGCCGCAGGCCGCCTCCCGCTCGGCACACTGCAGCGCGATGGGGGAAGCCTCAGGGGCCCGGGACGCCTTCGGCCGCG GCCCGGGCTTCCGGTACTGCCCTGGCCGGCTGGAGGTGTCCAGcgaggaggaggatgaagaggTGGAGGGGTGGGTCTGCTTCGGCCAGCCCTGGGACATCTCTAGCGAGGACAGCGACCCCACCTACAACTTCTGTGGGTTCAGGAAATCCTTCCTGTGCAAGGAGGATCTGCCTGCTCGGCCCCCTCAGAGCGCTGTTGAGATGAAGAtgcacaggctgcctgcaccctggggacaccaggTTACTGCCGAG GAAGCAGAGAAGAACGCAcaggagctggtggcagaggAAGAGCGGatgaagagaaaggcagaaaagaagaagctgaagaagaaG aaacagaaagatcGGAAGAAACAAGAGAAGCTGGGACAAGAGCTGAAAAGCGAGCGGGAGGCCGAGTCG AGCACCTCATCCCTGAGCAGTGCTGCCGGTGCTGAGTACCCCCAAAAGACCAatgctgaggaggggaaggcCAGGCCCAGTCCCAGCCCCTCCCCACACCTCGGGGGAAGTGCAGCCTCCTCaggagaggaggcaggaggccagggagccagggcagaggagaTGGAG GATGAGCTGGATTTGAGCTGCACCTTCGTCTTCAAAGCCCGGCAGAAAGCAGGCATGAAGCTGCCAGTgcctgggaaggagaagcaggcCAGGACAGTTGatgcagagccaggcaggagggcGCTGGGGAAG gCACGCAAGCCCTCACtgtcctccctgcctgccccacggGCACCCAAGCCTGCCCCCCTGGACGTGAGCATGGTGGAACAGAGCTTGATTCTCGCAG GCCGTGGCAATGAGGCTGCCCAGAAGGGCCAATACACAGAGGCTGTGCAGGCCTTCACGGAGGCGGTGAAGCTGAACCCCATGGAGCACCG GCTCTTTGGGAACCGCTCATACTGCTACGAGAAGCTTCGCTGCTACGAGGAGGCACTCAGGGATGCACTGGTGTCACTGAGGCTCCAGCCCGGCTGGCCCAAAGGCTACTTCCGCAAGGGAAAGGCACTGCGGGGACTGGAG CGCTATGCCGAGGCCGCCTGCACATTCAAGGAGCTGCTGCGCCTGGACAGTGCCAACACCGACGCGGctgcccagctggaggcctgcCAGGCCCTGTTGCGG CAGAACAGCCCCCATggccagagcagcccagggggtccccctgtgtccccatccctgctgaaggctggggagctgctgctgccttcctccg GGAAGTGGGTGAACAGGAGCTGCCAGGACACAGACACAAGTGGCTTCATGACTGTTGTGAGCTCCAGgagccagggccaggctgcGGCCAGCAGTGAGCTGACGCTGCCTCCAACCCATCCTGCCAG GGACTGCTATCCCCTCTGGGTGGGGAACATCACCAGCAGGATCAGCGAGAGGGTGCTGCACAGCTTCTTCAGCCG TTTTGGGGAGATCCGCTTCATCCGGATGCTGCCGGAGAGACGCTGCGCCTTCGTCAACTACACACAGAAGGTGGCGGCAGAAGCGGCCTATGCGGCCATGCAG GATGTCGAGGTGGAGGGAAGCAGGCTCACACTGCAGCTCAAGCACCCCTCCCACGCCACCCCGTCCCCGCGGTGGCAACCAGGCGAGGTGGGTGCCCTCCCCAGGGGGCTTTGGTAG
- the CCDC142 gene encoding coiled-coil domain-containing protein 142, which yields MEDGGPERRDGEPCPQAGDSGGAGPGNLLLLLLTARPTLPGPGDGAARGEPAETGSSSLGGLARSLQKAEAMLRNCVSPSLRRLLSPRPRERGYGSEDEDEEEEETPALLALLEQSFSGLRRCLCVWEDPRTETFRGRVRPQPGDSTTTATPAFSYHPVHPCVAERGAALHALLQHRHHLRLARDYSRRLKAASDFLRRLLALVERPELLVGELGAAQPLRELCQELRTHAGHWSGLRRRMSSDPWLRPLLLRRHESVAHMRRALLLLALHAVRLVERHAEAWLRGLARAAPATAPSSALLSDLFQGLEIYNHVVGDLALELGVAGCLPAGITGCHRATGDGSHAFPVARVLGILAAERGRLVAERLQPLLQPWDGGGRAEHVCWEDATVPWPLECGATVVVDAGPSRQEELPGLAGELWALCREDEELMGQILGVLVASADSLWHHVLHGPKQEKLAAAVESPKLPAASLGTATRPSSAGWKTVRWLDASRAPAAEALHAQYRQLFWGAAGTALGHCLGWPHCGAGRAMAATQELSHALTQAGVPRECEEELGWLCLRLLCRAVLQSWERDFACALGSGLSDKCLGEPVPAAGPVWSRTAQCLQRLYPGLAFALRCLQPLPTRPPGHPPGSPCLRLQVLGCCLATSQAACSWLMGRACRYLAAWALPQFLLVTQGDLQLLKMETDRLVVLVTGTFLEPGDAPPQPPPAALSPQELQLCQQICSMAASIQLFSGDVLKMFSTNCKQMSAAIFDQTMPLGKHWRVGLRADLPSSPSAYAAAAAQAVLGQVLQGAQLLPHDAQAPALARVTTAFLEAWMDHILAQRIKFSLQGALQLRQDFELVRELVASERYGLAPETRQSLLSLRVFQQMDGAILCLLQQPGGVAGMAPRPWHSLRRCCLDNGAHPPEPTSGNLHSLDTLEAATATPGTPPLAPGAEPLARLQSSVPESYLTGNQQQWLSLRLHRARRWRVPGLPCVGNNPEV from the exons ATGGAGGACGGCGGTCCCGAGCGTCGCGACGGGGAGCCCTGTCCGCAG GCGGGTGACAGCGGTGGCGCCGGCCCGGGCAacctccttctcctgctgctgacgGCCCGCCCCaccctgcccggcccgggggaTGGGGCTGCCCGCGGGGAGCCCGCCGAGACAG gcagcagctccctgggggGCCTGGCCCGCTCCCTGCAGAAGGCAGAGGCCATGCTGCGCAACTgtgtcagccccagcctgcggCGCCTGCTGTCCCCACGACCCCGTGAGCGTGGCTACGGCAGCGAGGATgaggacgaggaggaggaggaaacgCCGGccctcctggccctgctggagcagagcttcTCAGGGCTGCGCCGCTGCCTCTGCGTCTGGGAGGACCCCCGCACCGAGACCTTTCGGGGCCGCGTGCGGCCCCAGCCCGGCGACagcaccaccactgccaccccTGCCTTCTCCTACCACCCTGTCCACCCGTGCGTGGCTGAGCGTGGCGCGGCCCTGCacgccctgctgcagcaccgcCACCACCTCCGCCTCGCCCGCGACTACAGCCGCCGGCTGAAGGCCGCCTCAGACTTTCTCCGCCGGCTCCTGGCACTGGTGGAGCGGCcggagctgctggtgggggaGCTGGGTGCCGCTCAGCCGCTGCGGGagctctgccaggagctgcGGACACATGCCGGCCACTGGAGTGGGCTGCGGCGGCGGATGAGCAGTGATCCATGGCTGCGGCCGCTGCTGCTACGCAGGCACGAGTCAGTGGCGCACATGCGGCgggcattgctgctgctggcgctgcATGCGGTGCGGCTAGTTGAGCGCCACGCCGAGGCATGGCTGCGGGggctggcacgggctgccccCGCCACTGCCCCCTCCTCGGCGCTGCTCTCTGACCTCTTCCAGGGCCTGGAGATCTACAACCACGTGGTGGGCGACCTGGCCCTGGAGCTGGGCgttgctggctgcctgcctgctggcatCACTGGCTGCCACAGGGCTACCGGTGATGGCTCCCATGCCTTCCCCGTGGCCAGGGTGCTGGGCATCCTGGCAGCTGAGCGGGGCCGGCTGGTGGCTGAGcggctccagcccctgctgcagccgtGGGATGGGGGCGGCAGGGCAGAACACGTCTGCTGGGAGGATGCCACAGTGCCTTGGCCCCTGGAGTGTGGTGCCACAGTGGTAGTGGACGCGGGACCGtccaggcaggaggagctgccaGGCCTCGCTGGCGAGCTGTGGGCACTGTGCCGGGAGGACGAGGAGCTGATGGGCCAGatcctgggggtgctggtggcctCTGCTGACAGCCTCTGGCACCACGTCCTCCATGGACCCAAGCAGGAGAAGCTGGCGGCAGCAGTAGAGAGCCCCAAGCTGCCAGCGGCCAGCCTGGGCACAGCCACCAGGCCCAGCTCTGCCGGCTGGAAGACGGTGCGGTGGCTGGATGCTTCCCGTGCACCGGCAGCGGAGGCCCTGCACGCCCAGTACCGGCAGCTGTTCTGGGGGGCTGCTGGAACCGCGCTAGGGCACTGCCTGGGTTGGCCGCATTGCGGAGCTGGCAGGGCCATGGCTGCCACGCAGGAGCTGAGCCACGCTCTCACCCAGG CTGGTGTCCCCCGAGAGTGCGAGGAGGAACTGGGATGGCTCTGCCTGCGCCTGCTCTGCCGGGCCGTCCTCCAGAGCTGGGAGAGAG ACTTTGCCTGCGCGCTGGGCTCGGGTCTGTCCGACAAGTGCTTGGGGGAGCCGGTACCGGCAGCAGGGCCGGTGTGGAGCAGGACAGCGCAGTGTCTGCAGCGGCTCTATCCAGGCCTGGCCTTCGCCCTGCgttgcctgcagcccctgcccacccgcCCGCCCG GCCACCCCCCTGGCTCACCCTGCCTGCGcctgcaggtgctgggctgctgcttggcCACATCAcaggctgcctgctcctggctgaTGGGCAGAGCCTGCCGGTACCTGGCAGCCTGGGCCCTGCCGCAGTTCCTGCTCGTCACTCAGGGGGACCTGCAG ctgctgaagaTGGAGACAGACAGACTGGTTGTGCTGGTGACTGGGACCTTCCTGGAGCCTGGGGACGCCCCCCCACAGCCGCCTCCTGCCGCACTGTCCCCCCAggagctccagctctgccagcagatTTGCTCCATGGCTGCCAGCATCCAG ctctTCTCAGGGGATGTGCTGAAGATGTTCTCCACCAACTGCAAGCAGATGTCGGCAGCGATCTTCGACCAGACCATGCCTCTGGGAAAGCACTGGAGGGTCGGCCTCCGCGCTG acctgcccagctcccccagcgCATATGCGGCAGCAGCggcccaggcagtgctgggccaggtgctgcagggcgcccagctcctgccccacgATGCCCAGGCGCCCGCCCTGGCACGGGTGACCACCGCCTTCCTGGAGGCCTGGATGGACCACATCCTGGCACAGAGGATCAAGTTCAG cctgcagggagCCTTGCAGCTGCGGCAGGACTTCGAGCTGGTGCGGGAGCTGGTAGCCTCGGAGCGCTACGGGCTGGCCCCTGAGACCCGGCAGTCTCTGCTGTCCCTTCGTGTCTTCCAGCAGATGGATGGGGccatcctctgcctcctgcagcagcccggGGGGGTGGCTGGCATGGCCCCCCGCCCCTGGCACTCTCTGCGCCGCTGCT GTTTGGACAACGGTGCCCACCCACCGGAGCCGACGTCGGGCAACCTGCACAGCCTGGACACCCTAGAGGCAGCAACGGCGACACCGGGGACCCCTCCGTTGGCTCCCGGTGCTGAGCCACTGGCGCGGCTACAGAGCAGTGTCCCCGAATCCTACTTAACGGGCAACCAGCAGCAGTGGCTATCGTTACGGCTACATCGGGCTCGCCGCTGGCGCGTACCGGGTTTACCATGCGTCGGCAACAACCCCGAGGTCTGA
- the TTC31 gene encoding tetratricopeptide repeat protein 31 isoform X3: MAAGQPQLAPCPASGPRRALRPAAAARSDAGGGRAAGPGRAGPGRLPVRGCRRRLPLGLRARPRRLERRARLPQALPARRRRGRAWPPAGPGFRYCPGRLEVSSEEEDEEVEGWVCFGQPWDISSEDSDPTYNFCGFRKSFLCKEDLPARPPQSAVEMKMHRLPAPWGHQVTAEEAEKNAQELVAEEERMKRKAEKKKLKKKKQKDRKKQEKLGQELKSEREAESSTSSLSSAAGAEYPQKTNAEEGKARPSPSPSPHLGGSAASSGEEAGGQGARAEEMEDELDLSCTFVFKARQKAGMKLPVPGKEKQARTVDAEPGRRALGKARKPSLSSLPAPRAPKPAPLDVSMVEQSLILAGRGNEAAQKGQYTEAVQAFTEAVKLNPMEHRLFGNRSYCYEKLRCYEEALRDALVSLRLQPGWPKGYFRKGKALRGLERYAEAACTFKELLRLDSANTDAAAQLEACQALLRQNSPHGQSSPGGPPVSPSLLKAGELLLPSSGKWVNRSCQDTDTSGFMTVVSSRSQGQAAASSELTLPPTHPARDCYPLWVGNITSRISERVLHSFFSRFGEIRFIRMLPERRCAFVNYTQKVAAEAAYAAMQDVEVEGSRLTLQLKHPSHATPSPRWQPGEVGALPRGLW; encoded by the exons ATGGCGGCTGGGCAGCCTCAGCTGGCGCCGTGCCCCGCTTCCGGCCCGCGCCGTGCTCTACgtccggcggcggcggctcggaGCGatgcgggcggcgggcgggctgcgggacccggccgggccgggcctgggCGCCTCCCGGTTcggggctgccgccgccgcctgcccctGGGGCTGCGTGCTCGGCCCCGGCGGCTGGAGCGGCG CGCCCGTCTGCcccaggcactgccagcccGGCGCCGCCGAGGCCGAGCGTGGCCGCCGGCAG GCCCGGGCTTCCGGTACTGCCCTGGCCGGCTGGAGGTGTCCAGcgaggaggaggatgaagaggTGGAGGGGTGGGTCTGCTTCGGCCAGCCCTGGGACATCTCTAGCGAGGACAGCGACCCCACCTACAACTTCTGTGGGTTCAGGAAATCCTTCCTGTGCAAGGAGGATCTGCCTGCTCGGCCCCCTCAGAGCGCTGTTGAGATGAAGAtgcacaggctgcctgcaccctggggacaccaggTTACTGCCGAG GAAGCAGAGAAGAACGCAcaggagctggtggcagaggAAGAGCGGatgaagagaaaggcagaaaagaagaagctgaagaagaaG aaacagaaagatcGGAAGAAACAAGAGAAGCTGGGACAAGAGCTGAAAAGCGAGCGGGAGGCCGAGTCG AGCACCTCATCCCTGAGCAGTGCTGCCGGTGCTGAGTACCCCCAAAAGACCAatgctgaggaggggaaggcCAGGCCCAGTCCCAGCCCCTCCCCACACCTCGGGGGAAGTGCAGCCTCCTCaggagaggaggcaggaggccagggagccagggcagaggagaTGGAG GATGAGCTGGATTTGAGCTGCACCTTCGTCTTCAAAGCCCGGCAGAAAGCAGGCATGAAGCTGCCAGTgcctgggaaggagaagcaggcCAGGACAGTTGatgcagagccaggcaggagggcGCTGGGGAAG gCACGCAAGCCCTCACtgtcctccctgcctgccccacggGCACCCAAGCCTGCCCCCCTGGACGTGAGCATGGTGGAACAGAGCTTGATTCTCGCAG GCCGTGGCAATGAGGCTGCCCAGAAGGGCCAATACACAGAGGCTGTGCAGGCCTTCACGGAGGCGGTGAAGCTGAACCCCATGGAGCACCG GCTCTTTGGGAACCGCTCATACTGCTACGAGAAGCTTCGCTGCTACGAGGAGGCACTCAGGGATGCACTGGTGTCACTGAGGCTCCAGCCCGGCTGGCCCAAAGGCTACTTCCGCAAGGGAAAGGCACTGCGGGGACTGGAG CGCTATGCCGAGGCCGCCTGCACATTCAAGGAGCTGCTGCGCCTGGACAGTGCCAACACCGACGCGGctgcccagctggaggcctgcCAGGCCCTGTTGCGG CAGAACAGCCCCCATggccagagcagcccagggggtccccctgtgtccccatccctgctgaaggctggggagctgctgctgccttcctccg GGAAGTGGGTGAACAGGAGCTGCCAGGACACAGACACAAGTGGCTTCATGACTGTTGTGAGCTCCAGgagccagggccaggctgcGGCCAGCAGTGAGCTGACGCTGCCTCCAACCCATCCTGCCAG GGACTGCTATCCCCTCTGGGTGGGGAACATCACCAGCAGGATCAGCGAGAGGGTGCTGCACAGCTTCTTCAGCCG TTTTGGGGAGATCCGCTTCATCCGGATGCTGCCGGAGAGACGCTGCGCCTTCGTCAACTACACACAGAAGGTGGCGGCAGAAGCGGCCTATGCGGCCATGCAG GATGTCGAGGTGGAGGGAAGCAGGCTCACACTGCAGCTCAAGCACCCCTCCCACGCCACCCCGTCCCCGCGGTGGCAACCAGGCGAGGTGGGTGCCCTCCCCAGGGGGCTTTGGTAG
- the TTC31 gene encoding tetratricopeptide repeat protein 31 isoform X2: MLCRPRGRREEIGLGRAGANPQERAGLTRREVSAPVPGGAEVPSSGRRRGPRLEGRRVRREGTRSSEPPPYGPCGPPSCPHPTWRLGSLSWRRAPLPARAVLYVRRRRLGAMRAAGGLRDPAGPGLGASRFGAAAAACPWGCVLGPGGWSGAPVCPRHCQPGAAEAERGRRQAASRSAHCSAMGEASGARDAFGRGPGFRYCPGRLEVSSEEEDEEVEGWVCFGQPWDISSEDSDPTYNFCGFRKSFLCKEDLPARPPQSAVEMKMHRLPAPWGHQVTAEEAEKNAQELVAEEERMKRKAEKKKLKKKKQKDRKKQEKLGQELKSEREAESSTSSLSSAAGAEYPQKTNAEEGKARPSPSPSPHLGGSAASSGEEAGGQGARAEEMEDELDLSCTFVFKARQKAGMKLPVPGKEKQARTVDAEPGRRALGKARKPSLSSLPAPRAPKPAPLDVSMVEQSLILAGRGNEAAQKGQYTEAVQAFTEAVKLNPMEHRLFGNRSYCYEKLRCYEEALRDALVSLRLQPGWPKGYFRKGKALRGLERYAEAACTFKELLRLDSANTDAAAQLEACQALLRQNSPHGQSSPGGPPVSPSLLKAGELLLPSSGKWVNRSCQDTDTSGFMTVVSSRSQGQAAASSELTLPPTHPARDCYPLWVGNITSRISERVLHSFFSRFGEIRFIRMLPERRCAFVNYTQKVAAEAAYAAMQDVEVEGSRLTLQLKHPSHATPSPRWQPGEVGALPRGLW, encoded by the exons ATGCTTTGCcggccccgggggcggcgggaggaAATAGGCTTAGGCCGCGCCGGAGCTAATCCGCAGGAACGGGCAGGGCTGACCCGCCGGGAGGTCAGCGCCCCAGTGCCCGGTGGAGCTGAGGTCCCGAGCAGCGGGAGGAGGCGGGGTCCGCGGCTTGAGGGGAGGCGGGTACGGCGGGAGGGGACGCGGAGCTCCGAGCCCCCTCCGTACGGGCCTTGCGGGCCGCCGTCCTGCCCTCACCCAACATGGCGGCTGGGCAGCCTCAGCTGGCGCCGTGCCCCGCTTCCGGCCCGCGCCGTGCTCTACgtccggcggcggcggctcggaGCGatgcgggcggcgggcgggctgcgggacccggccgggccgggcctgggCGCCTCCCGGTTcggggctgccgccgccgcctgcccctGGGGCTGCGTGCTCGGCCCCGGCGGCTGGAGCGGCG CGCCCGTCTGCcccaggcactgccagcccGGCGCCGCCGAGGCCGAGCGTGGCCGCCGGCAG GCCGCCTCCCGCTCGGCACACTGCAGCGCGATGGGGGAAGCCTCAGGGGCCCGGGACGCCTTCGGCCGCG GCCCGGGCTTCCGGTACTGCCCTGGCCGGCTGGAGGTGTCCAGcgaggaggaggatgaagaggTGGAGGGGTGGGTCTGCTTCGGCCAGCCCTGGGACATCTCTAGCGAGGACAGCGACCCCACCTACAACTTCTGTGGGTTCAGGAAATCCTTCCTGTGCAAGGAGGATCTGCCTGCTCGGCCCCCTCAGAGCGCTGTTGAGATGAAGAtgcacaggctgcctgcaccctggggacaccaggTTACTGCCGAG GAAGCAGAGAAGAACGCAcaggagctggtggcagaggAAGAGCGGatgaagagaaaggcagaaaagaagaagctgaagaagaaG aaacagaaagatcGGAAGAAACAAGAGAAGCTGGGACAAGAGCTGAAAAGCGAGCGGGAGGCCGAGTCG AGCACCTCATCCCTGAGCAGTGCTGCCGGTGCTGAGTACCCCCAAAAGACCAatgctgaggaggggaaggcCAGGCCCAGTCCCAGCCCCTCCCCACACCTCGGGGGAAGTGCAGCCTCCTCaggagaggaggcaggaggccagggagccagggcagaggagaTGGAG GATGAGCTGGATTTGAGCTGCACCTTCGTCTTCAAAGCCCGGCAGAAAGCAGGCATGAAGCTGCCAGTgcctgggaaggagaagcaggcCAGGACAGTTGatgcagagccaggcaggagggcGCTGGGGAAG gCACGCAAGCCCTCACtgtcctccctgcctgccccacggGCACCCAAGCCTGCCCCCCTGGACGTGAGCATGGTGGAACAGAGCTTGATTCTCGCAG GCCGTGGCAATGAGGCTGCCCAGAAGGGCCAATACACAGAGGCTGTGCAGGCCTTCACGGAGGCGGTGAAGCTGAACCCCATGGAGCACCG GCTCTTTGGGAACCGCTCATACTGCTACGAGAAGCTTCGCTGCTACGAGGAGGCACTCAGGGATGCACTGGTGTCACTGAGGCTCCAGCCCGGCTGGCCCAAAGGCTACTTCCGCAAGGGAAAGGCACTGCGGGGACTGGAG CGCTATGCCGAGGCCGCCTGCACATTCAAGGAGCTGCTGCGCCTGGACAGTGCCAACACCGACGCGGctgcccagctggaggcctgcCAGGCCCTGTTGCGG CAGAACAGCCCCCATggccagagcagcccagggggtccccctgtgtccccatccctgctgaaggctggggagctgctgctgccttcctccg GGAAGTGGGTGAACAGGAGCTGCCAGGACACAGACACAAGTGGCTTCATGACTGTTGTGAGCTCCAGgagccagggccaggctgcGGCCAGCAGTGAGCTGACGCTGCCTCCAACCCATCCTGCCAG GGACTGCTATCCCCTCTGGGTGGGGAACATCACCAGCAGGATCAGCGAGAGGGTGCTGCACAGCTTCTTCAGCCG TTTTGGGGAGATCCGCTTCATCCGGATGCTGCCGGAGAGACGCTGCGCCTTCGTCAACTACACACAGAAGGTGGCGGCAGAAGCGGCCTATGCGGCCATGCAG GATGTCGAGGTGGAGGGAAGCAGGCTCACACTGCAGCTCAAGCACCCCTCCCACGCCACCCCGTCCCCGCGGTGGCAACCAGGCGAGGTGGGTGCCCTCCCCAGGGGGCTTTGGTAG
- the LOC121086237 gene encoding programmed cell death protein 4-like yields the protein MMPPLPVISAAGRGRAEPSTPFPVPVRPRCRPAMAVPVTELGAADRGLPFATGPCLAAAEEEEDRDEELLGAGGPRTWTPQEKLLHEARLKAKAKRRLRRTSSRDSARESLSEGTEPGTEPGSPKGRAHDRRSRMGKGRGLPKKGGAGGKGVWGAPGLVYGYQEPDARDPNYDEVAQGDTVYATVVPELEEGELEKNVQPMVLEYFEHGDTSEVMELLRGLNLGGRRHAVPALAVALALEGKASHRELTSRLLSDLVGRAVAPEDIAWAFDKMLRDLPDLILDTPEAPQMLGQFIARAVADHALPLDFLERYKGRVSCEHARAALDRAAVLLRIKREVNRLDNVWGVGGGQRPVKHLVKEMNLLLREYLLSGEVSEAEHCLRELEVPHFHHELVYEAVVMVLEGSGEGPVAMMVTLLKVLWETGLVTLDQMNRGFQRVYKELGDISLDVPLAHGLLERLVELCFDHGIITRALRDACPTRGRKRFVSEGDGGQVKQ from the exons ATGATGCCGCCGCTCCCGGTCATTTCCGCCGCGGGGCGGGGTCGGGCCGAGCCGAGCACCCCCTTCCCGGTCCCGGTGCGGCCCCGGTGCCGCCCCGCCATGGCCGTCCCCGTTACCGAGCTGGGCGCCGCTGACCGTGGCCTCCCCTTCGCCACG GgcccctgcctggcagctgcggaggaggaggaggacagggatgaggagctgctgggggctgggggtcctcGCACCTGGACCCcccaggagaagctgctgcacGAGGCTCGGCTGAAGGCCAAGGCCAAGCGGCGGCTGCGGCGAACCTCATCCCGGGACTCAGCCCGTGAGTCGCTCTCCGAGGGCACCGAGCCCGGCACCGAGCCTGGCAGCCCCAAGGGCCGGGCGCATGACCGCAGGTCCCGCATGGGCAAGGGCCGCGGGCTGCCCAAGAAAG GCGGTGCTGGGGGCAAGGGCGTGTGGGGTGCCCCCGGCCTGGTCTATGGCTACCAGGAGCCTGATGCCCGTGACCCCAACTACGATGAAGTGGCTCAG GGGGACACAGTTTATGCTACTGTAGTGCCcgagctggaggaaggggagcTGGAGAAGAATGTGCAGCCCATGGTGCTGGAGTACTTCGAGCACGGGGACACCAGTGAGGTCATG gagctgctgcgGGGGCTGAACCTGGGCGGCCGGCGGCACGCGGTGCCCGCGCTGGCTGTGGCGCTGGCGCTGGAGGGCAAGGCCAGCCACCGTGAGCTGACCTCCCGCCTGCTCTCTGACCTGGTGGGCCGCGCTGTGGCCCCCGAGGACATCGCCTGGGCCTTCGACAAAATGCTGCGCGACCTGCCCGACCTCATCCTCGACACCCCCGAGGCCCCCCAG ATGCTGGGGCAGTTCATTGCCCGGGCGGTGGCCGACCACGCACTGCCCTTGGACTTCCTGGAGCGCTACAAGGGGCGCGTGAGCTGTGAGCATGCCAG GGCCGCCCTTGACCGTGCCGCCGTCCTGCTCCGCATCAAGCGTGAAGTCAACCGGCTGGACAACGTCTGGGGTGTGGGGGGCGGCCAGCGCCCCGTCAAGCACCTGGTCAAGGAG ATGAACCTGCTGCTGCGGGAGTACCTGCTCTCCGGGGAGGTGTCAGAGGCCGAGCACTGCCTGCGGGAGCTGGAGGTCCCCCACTTCCACCACGAGCTGGTGTACGAG GCAGTGGTGATGGTGCTGGAGGGCTCTGGCGAGGGGCCCGTGGCCATGATGGTGACGCTGCTGAAGGTGCTGTGGGAGACGGGGCTGGTGACACTGGACCAGATGAACCGG GGCTTCCAGCGGGTGTACAAGGAGCTGGGGGACATCAGCCTGGATGTGCCACTGGCCCACGGGCTCCTGGAGCGGCTGGTGGAGCTCTGCTTCGACCACGGCATCATCACCAGGGCGCTGCGGGATGCCTGCCCCACCAG GGGCCGCAAGCGCTTTGTGAGCGAGGGCGACGGGGGACAGGTGAAGCAGTGA